The following proteins are encoded in a genomic region of Microbacterium sp. NC79:
- a CDS encoding ABC transporter permease, which produces MATYRLFSALIQNRLGILWLILKPLSMVLVYGTIFTFVLTGPARPANFVPYLIVGVFVFEFFTGCFGGGSKAITGNTKLVQSLGFPRILLPVSVVIEQALRMVPVVALLYVLMLVLGEPIKWQWLLLLPILLVMAIFNLGVALVVARLSTHARDVQQVVPIINRVLLYGTGIFFSIDGALAAYPTLLAIAHMLPTYEFVTMARSVLMESVVAPDIVWVAAPVWAIVMVIFGTVFFWRAEARYGLSD; this is translated from the coding sequence TTGGCCACATATCGCTTGTTCTCCGCGCTCATCCAAAACCGCCTTGGCATCCTCTGGTTAATTCTGAAGCCGTTGTCAATGGTCTTGGTCTATGGCACCATCTTCACCTTTGTACTTACGGGACCCGCGCGACCAGCCAATTTCGTTCCGTACTTAATCGTGGGCGTGTTCGTATTCGAATTCTTCACTGGTTGTTTCGGTGGTGGATCAAAGGCCATCACTGGAAACACCAAGCTGGTCCAGAGTCTTGGCTTCCCGCGAATACTCTTGCCTGTCTCTGTTGTGATTGAGCAGGCCTTGCGCATGGTCCCCGTGGTAGCGCTGCTCTACGTCCTGATGCTGGTACTCGGCGAACCCATAAAATGGCAGTGGTTGCTGCTCTTGCCAATTTTGTTGGTTATGGCCATTTTCAATCTCGGAGTGGCACTCGTCGTAGCCAGATTGTCGACGCACGCACGCGACGTTCAGCAAGTTGTTCCGATCATCAACCGCGTGTTGCTCTATGGCACCGGCATTTTCTTCAGCATTGACGGCGCGTTGGCGGCGTACCCCACGCTACTTGCGATCGCACACATGCTTCCCACCTACGAGTTCGTCACTATGGCCCGCAGCGTCTTGATGGAGTCTGTCGTAGCTCCCGATATCGTGTGGGTCGCTGCCCCGGTCTGGGCGATCGTCATGGTCATATTTGGGACTGTCTTCTTCTGGCGCGCCGAAGCAAGGTACGGGCTCAGTGACTGA
- a CDS encoding polysaccharide pyruvyl transferase family protein, translated as MSRFTGRDLMTMAGMLVCAVAVFALAAAGQTQWAIATLGVLALAIGVAVRLQFIYRRTQATNQTATIAASKESTDALGAEVSEVSRKLHHVRREVAGLRDELQQLNRGIEPNRADHSTQAATTTELSETDAPVAKKAVGLVGFFGHGNYGDELFIDVFQQFLGRDFDLRIIPDLESKPYFSRPVEEKVDEVEAIVLGGGDLVQQWSTDPRYFDRTYLRKPLFVAGVGVPIYGDSEKHKEKPHIINRLRRFFQDPNVKLIGMRDDFGANWIREKLEPTAPVTSEPDIVCSLKLPEVSKPAGQPILGIVTRQRRVETPDDYTRLEELAAHAQSRGFRIRHIILGTGSVGERDIANAPALNVPDKEVIHSEDLDALSRAIGECTVLASMKFHGTVVATMYGVPSIVLVPTNKNRNFMARIGRSELVASHNSDRLIEIFGMSGPAPIDPDQVAMLRARSTAFMEELRDQLIEIVD; from the coding sequence ATGTCACGTTTTACTGGCCGCGACCTCATGACAATGGCCGGAATGCTTGTCTGTGCCGTCGCGGTGTTCGCCCTCGCTGCCGCGGGGCAAACACAGTGGGCGATCGCAACCCTTGGAGTACTCGCGCTAGCCATCGGCGTGGCGGTCCGCCTTCAGTTTATCTACCGACGCACGCAAGCCACGAATCAGACTGCAACGATCGCAGCGAGCAAGGAGTCGACAGACGCACTGGGTGCTGAGGTTAGCGAGGTATCTCGAAAGCTCCACCACGTTCGACGCGAGGTCGCTGGTCTACGCGACGAGTTGCAACAGCTGAACCGTGGCATCGAGCCGAATCGAGCAGATCATTCGACACAAGCGGCCACAACCACCGAGTTGAGCGAAACAGATGCCCCTGTTGCGAAGAAGGCGGTCGGGCTAGTCGGGTTCTTCGGGCACGGAAACTACGGGGACGAACTGTTCATCGACGTTTTCCAACAGTTCCTTGGGCGTGACTTTGACCTCCGAATTATTCCTGACCTCGAAAGCAAGCCGTACTTCAGCCGCCCCGTTGAAGAGAAGGTAGACGAGGTTGAAGCCATCGTTCTGGGCGGCGGTGATCTCGTCCAACAGTGGAGCACGGATCCTCGTTACTTCGACCGCACTTACCTTCGAAAGCCCCTGTTCGTGGCCGGCGTAGGCGTGCCAATCTACGGAGACTCTGAGAAGCACAAGGAGAAGCCGCACATCATCAACCGTTTGCGACGCTTCTTCCAGGACCCGAACGTCAAGTTGATTGGCATGAGGGACGATTTTGGCGCGAACTGGATTCGCGAGAAGCTCGAGCCCACCGCGCCCGTTACCAGCGAGCCCGACATCGTCTGCTCACTGAAGCTCCCTGAGGTTTCTAAGCCGGCAGGACAGCCAATTCTCGGAATTGTAACGCGTCAGCGCCGCGTGGAGACTCCGGACGACTACACCCGCCTTGAAGAGCTCGCCGCTCACGCGCAAAGCCGCGGTTTTCGAATCCGGCACATCATCCTCGGAACGGGATCTGTCGGGGAAAGAGACATTGCGAATGCTCCTGCACTCAACGTGCCCGACAAAGAGGTAATCCATTCGGAAGACCTCGATGCGCTCTCCCGCGCGATCGGCGAATGCACCGTGCTTGCGAGCATGAAGTTCCACGGAACTGTCGTCGCCACGATGTATGGCGTGCCCTCAATCGTGCTGGTACCTACCAATAAGAACCGCAACTTCATGGCCCGCATCGGGCGCAGCGAGTTGGTCGCGAGTCACAACTCCGACCGGCTGATCGAGATTTTCGGTATGTCCGGCCCAGCGCCTATCGACCCCGACCAGGTTGCGATGCTTCGTGCGAGGTCGACGGCCTTTATGGAAGAGCTCCGCGATCAGCTGATCGAAATCGTGGACTAG
- a CDS encoding GSCFA domain-containing protein yields the protein MSDLQGMYTKKFDIAPETLVATAGSCFAQHISRYMRASGYNVLDAEPGPENLGTELLNEYGYGVYSARYGNIYYVRQLLQLAREALEGWEPAEVTWQRGDRWFDALRPSVEPQGLESPHHVERQRAEHLLAVKSMLMNADVLVFTMGLTEAWEHTESGTVFPTAPGTIAGDYDPEMYRFHNFEVSEVVADFEEFRTLVHGVNPALKFLLTVSPVPLAATATDANVLVATAHSKAVLRAAAGALYYKFDDVDYFPSYEIVTSHAPGNEPFDSTGRNVRSETVEMVMSYFFSQHLPSGAYVSSGQHAPAPGAEANGGLDVKSTSYEATEERVFCEEAILEAFASED from the coding sequence GTGTCCGACCTGCAAGGGATGTACACAAAGAAGTTCGACATCGCTCCCGAGACTTTGGTCGCAACCGCGGGCAGTTGCTTTGCGCAACATATATCGCGTTACATGCGGGCTTCCGGCTACAACGTCCTCGATGCAGAGCCAGGTCCCGAGAATCTCGGGACAGAACTACTCAATGAGTACGGATACGGCGTCTACTCCGCGCGATACGGGAACATCTATTACGTCAGGCAGCTCTTGCAGTTAGCGCGTGAGGCACTTGAGGGCTGGGAGCCGGCGGAGGTCACGTGGCAACGCGGCGACCGATGGTTCGACGCGTTACGGCCTTCCGTGGAGCCGCAAGGATTGGAAAGCCCACATCACGTCGAACGTCAGCGTGCGGAGCATCTTCTCGCGGTGAAAAGCATGCTGATGAATGCGGATGTTTTGGTGTTTACCATGGGTTTGACCGAAGCGTGGGAGCACACCGAAAGCGGTACAGTGTTTCCGACCGCGCCCGGCACTATTGCAGGCGACTATGACCCAGAGATGTATCGTTTTCATAATTTTGAGGTGTCAGAGGTCGTAGCCGACTTCGAGGAATTCCGCACGCTCGTGCATGGTGTGAATCCAGCACTGAAATTTCTACTAACAGTCTCGCCGGTGCCGCTGGCGGCTACCGCAACAGACGCGAACGTCCTTGTCGCGACCGCGCACTCGAAGGCAGTGTTACGAGCAGCCGCGGGAGCGCTGTACTACAAGTTCGATGATGTCGACTATTTCCCGTCTTACGAGATCGTGACTTCTCATGCTCCCGGGAATGAGCCGTTCGACAGTACCGGTCGCAACGTCCGATCGGAGACTGTTGAGATGGTGATGTCTTACTTCTTCTCGCAGCATCTTCCTAGCGGCGCTTACGTTTCCTCCGGCCAACATGCCCCAGCACCTGGGGCAGAGGCGAATGGAGGCTTGGACGTGAAGTCAACAAGCTACGAAGCGACTGAGGAACGGGTGTTCTGCGAGGAAGCTATCTTGGAGGCGTTCGCAAGTGAAGATTAA